Proteins co-encoded in one Oxyura jamaicensis isolate SHBP4307 breed ruddy duck chromosome 7, BPBGC_Ojam_1.0, whole genome shotgun sequence genomic window:
- the LOC118169524 gene encoding protein transport protein sec31-like, translating to MASKVRGRAGCVGPTRAPGLDAGGSFAFPQSVPFLRLPFFFFFFFFFFFPPFLLFSPLGPPPAWLPLSLCPSAPALLLSPSPRPAALPLPHPARPAPSLLSSTFLPPRGPALAFCGRDVRFISRALISCQVGPCRPPRRAAVPAGAAAARGWLGGGAGRGRGVGGEEGWRCLGCTALGRERRAARQAGTHTRARTHTKSESEDNPKKDSLCLDDSTQLIIVSPLSVASPSCRCCCWQRRERLKVTHRGPPPPLPRAARHPPPPRSPRERPLGERRCLLPPSPPVALFFAEGVRSRLPLPLSSAPEPAVPRPLAPARSSPLRSAPPGSARHRDPPGRGAGPCRLGTPGRGQAGGWGWGKD from the exons ATGGCTTCAAAAGTG CGAGGCCGCGCCGGCTGCGTGGGACCGACCCGAGCGCCCGGACTGGATGCCGGTGGCAGCTTTGCTTTTCCCCAGTCGGTCCCGTTTCTCCggcttccctttttttttttttttttttttttttttttttttcctccctttcttctcttttcccccctcggcccacccccagcctggctgccccTGTCCTTGTGCCCTTCTGCCCCGGCTCTCCTCCTGTCCCCGTCGCCTCGTCCCGCcgctcttccccttccccacccagcccgccccgctccctccctcctttcctccaccTTCCTCCCTCCGCGCGGCCCCGCGCTCGCTTTCTGCGGCCGCGATGTGCGCTTTATTTCTCGGGCTTTAATTTCCTGCCAGGTGGGTCCCTGCCGCCCACCCCGGCGCGCAGCGGTGCCGGCCGGAGCGGCGGCGGCTCGGGGATGGTtgggcgggggggcggggagggggaggggtgTCGGAGGCGAGGAGGGGTGGCGATGTTTGGGATGCACAGCCCTGGGACGGGAGCGCCGCGCAGCCAGACAGGCAGGCACGCACACACGCGCGCGCACACACACCAAATCCGAAAGCGAGGACAACCCCAAAAAGGACTCACTTTGCCTCGATGACTCAACGCAACTAATAATCGTTTCTCCGCTCTCTGTGGCGAGTCCCTCCTGCCGCTGCTGTTGCTGGCAGAGGAGGGAGAGATTGAAAGTGACACAtcgggggccgccgccgccgcttcccCGCGCCGCCAGGcacccgccgccgccgcggaGCCCGAGAGAGCGGCCTCTGGGGGAGCggcgctgcctcctgcccccgtCTCCCCCGGTAGCGCTTTTCTTTGCCGAAGGTGTGAGGAGCCGtcttcctctccccctctcctccgCACCGGAGCCGGCGGTCCCCCGCCCCCTCGCCCCTGCCCGCTCCtctccgctccgctccgctccgccaGGCTCCGCTCGCCACCGGGACCCTCCGGGAAGGGGCGCCGGCCCCTGCCGC cTCGGCACCCCGGGACGAGGGcaagcagggggctgggggtggggaaagGACTAG